The genome window GGTTCTGCAAGGAAGTGTTCAACGAGTTGCCGATGGAGTTCGCCGTCGAGGCACAGACATTACTGAACATCACACTGGAAGGTGCGGTTGGCTGAGCGTATTCGAAAAGGAGTGTGCCATGATGCTGTCTATAAAAGACCTGCATGTCGAAGTCGAAGGGAAACCTGTTCTGAAAGGTGTTGACCTGAACCTGAATGCAGGCGAAGTGCATGCGATTATGGGTCCGAACGGGTCGGGCAAGAGCACACTTGCGCACGTGCTGGCGGGGCGTGACGGTTACCGGGTTACGCAGGGCGAGATTTGCTACCAGGGTGAAAACCTGCTGGACATGGATACCGAGACGCGCGCCCGCAAGGGTGTGTTTCTGGCCATGCAGTATCCGGTAGAATTGCCCGGCGTTAACAACATGACTTTCCTGCGCGAATCACTGAATACTATCCGTTGCGCACGGAATGAAAGTGAACTGGATGCCGGCAGTTTTATACGCCTGGCGAAGCAACATGCAGAACAACTCGGGCTGGACCCGACTCTGTTGAAGCGTAACGTTAATGCAGGCTTTTCCGGTGGCGAAAAGAAGCGTAACGAGATTCTGCAGATGGCCCTGCTGGAGCCAGCCCTGGCGATTCTCGATGAGACCGATTCCGGCCTGGATATCGATGCGTTGCGCGTCATTTCAGACGGCGTCAATGCGCTGCGCGGTCCGGGCCGCACTATTTTGCTGATTACGCATTACCAGCGTCTGCTCGAGCATATTGAACCGGACCGGGTCCACGTGCTGATGGGTGGCCGTATGGTGCGTTCCGGTAATCGTGAGCTTGCGCTGGAGCTTGAACGCAGGGGTTATGGCTGGCTGGCGGGTGGGATAGCCGCATGACGGACGAACTGACACAGCGGCGCTGGTTCCGGAGCGCGGCAAATCAGGCCGGCCTGGCAGCGGGGCAACGGGCCGACGATTGCCTTGCAAGGATGCGTCATCATGCAGTTGCATTGCTGGATGCATTGCCGCTGATTGAACGCAAACAGGAAGACTGGCGCTACACGCCAATCGACAGTTTACTGGCCGAGGACTGGTATCTCGATGACATTCCTGCCGACCTGTCACCCACTATTGACGGTGACGCGTTTATATCGCCAGCCGACACATGGCGGCTGGTGCTGGTTAACGGGCGCTTCGCTGCCCACCTTTCCAATGTGGAACACCTTCCGGGTGGCGTCATGTTTGGCAGCCTGCGCGATTACATGAAGCACAGTCCCGGGCAGGTGGAAAACTGGCTGGGTTCGGTTGCGGGACAGGGAGGTCATCTTTTTAACGCACTGAACAGCGCATTGATCGACGACGGTCTGTTTCTGCATGTGGCTGAAGGCGTATCTGTCGATCGTCCGATAGCGTTAATTTGTCTCGGTGCTGCCCGCGAGCAGGCCAGCCTGGTACCGGTACGCAATCTCGTGGTGCTCGAGTCCGGCGCAAAAGCAGAACTGGTCGAGTATTGTACCGGTGAAGCAGAAGCCCGTTATTTTTATAATGGTATAAGTGAGATCCTTCTGGATGCCGGGGCTGACCTGAGTCACGTCCGCATTCAGAACGAAGCACCTGGCGCCAGGCACCTGGGAAGTGTATTTCTGTCACTTGATGCCGGCAGTCACTATCGCAGTGTGCCGCTGATGCTGGGTGGTTCCTGGTCAAGGGTGGAATTCCGGATCGGCTTCTGCGATGAAGCTGCCCACTGTGAACTCGACGGTCTGTATACCGTCGGTGACGGACAGCTTTCTGATGTGCACATCAATATTGAACACAGCGTGCCATCCTGCAAAAGCCGGGTCAACTTCCGGGGTGTGCTGTACGGAAAGGGGCGTGGTGTATTTGATGGCTGTATTCATGTGGGCGAGTCTGCGCAGCATACGGATGCACAACTGCGAAATGATAACCTGATGTTGTCCGAACATGCGGAAGTCGACACCAAGCCACGGCTGGAAATCGATGCAGACGATGTGGCATGCAGTCACGGTACAACCGTCGGTCAGCTGGATCCGCAGCAGGTGTTTTACCTGCGTTCCAGAGGGCTGGATGAAGTGGCTGCCCGGACCATGCTGGCGTCGGGATTTGCCGCAGAAATCATTCAGTCGCTCGATGATGAAAGACTTCGTGAAAAAGCAGGCGCGCTATTGTGCCGCACGCTTGACCTGTCGGGTGCGCGGGAGGCGTCGGTCTGAACATGGCGAGCCTCGACGACATTGTTGAGAACTTCAACCTTCTCGGTGACTGGGAACAGCGTTACCTGTATCTCACCGAGCTCGGCAAAAAATTACCTGCCATGCCGGACGAACTGAAGACCGGTGATAATCGCGTCAAAGGCTGCATGAGCAAAGTCTGGGTCAGTGCCTGTCATGACGAGGGGGATGCGTCACGCATACGTTTCCACGGAGACTGCGACACCAGTACCATCAAGGGTGTGCTTGCAATTCTCATTGAACTGGCATCGGGCCGGACTGCCGAGGAGATAGAGAAACTTGATGTCGACGAAGTGTTTGAACGTCTGCACCTCTACGAACACCTGTCACCCAACCGTCATGTGGGTGTTTACGCGATTGTTGAGTTAATGAAACAGCAGGTGCGCGGGCTGGCGAAGGAGGTCGCCTGACACCTCAGTTCTGACATGAATCTTCCGTACAGGTGCATCAGGAAGAACAGCTGACCGAAATACCCTGTGCCCAGTCAGGTGGCTCGGCGGCATAGTGATCAAATTCCGGGTTGTCATCGAAGGGGTTTTTCAGCAGCGTCATGAGGCGCCCGATTTCGCTGAAGTCCTGTTCGTCTCGCGCCTTGCGGATAGCGTTCTCGGCCAGGTAGTTGCGCAGGATATATTTCGGATTGACCTGTTTCATGCGCTGGCTGCGTGCTTCGGGCACGCATTTCTCATGCTCCAGACGCGCCCGATAATGGCGCAGCCAGGTATCGATGGCATCGCGGTCGGTAAAAAGGTCGCGCAGTGTTTCGAGACCATTCGGTTCCGATAACTGCCGGAATACCCGCGTGTAGTCGGCGCGGCAGGAGGCCATCACCCCGAGCAGGGTTTCACACAGCTCCTTGTCTTCCGGACGGGCGGTTTGCAGCCCGAGTTTTTCACGCATGCGTTCCGCGTAGGCGTCTATGTACAGTGCCTGGTAGCGGTCGAGGGCTTCGCGGGCCAGCGCTGCGGAAGTTTCCGCTTGTGTATCGATCAGGGGCAGCAGCGCCTGTGCCAGGCAACTGAGATTGAACAGTCCGATATGCGGCTGCTGGTCAAAAGCGTAGCGCCCGCTGTGGTCCGAATGATTGCATATAAACCCCGGGTCATAGGCATCGAGAAAACCGAAGGGGCCATAATCCAGCGTTAATCCCAGCATAGACATGTTGTCACTGTTCATCACGCCGTGCGCAAAACCCACGGCCTGCCACTGTGCAATCAGGTTGGCCGTGGAGGCGATGGCCGTTTCGAGCAGGGCAAGGAAAGGATTGTCGGATTCCACAAGATCGGGGAAATAGTGCTTCAGCGTGTAGTCGGCCAGCGCACGCAGGTCATCGTGGCGCTCTTCGTAATACAGGTACTCAAAGCTGCCAAAACGGATATGGGTGGGCGCCATGCGCACCAGCATGGCACCGGTCTCGATTTGTTCCCGGTATACCTCTTCATCGCTGTCGATCAGGCACAGGGCGCGCGTGGTGGGTATGCCCAGTCCGTGCATGGCTTCGCTGCACAGGTATTCCCGGATCGTGGAGCGCAGTACGGCACGTCCATCACCGCCGCGTGAATACAGCGTCTTGCCGCCGCCCTTGAGTTGCAGGTCCCAGCTTTGCCCGTCATCGTTGCGTACCTGGCCGAGCAGAATGGCGCGTCCGTCACCGAGACGTGGCACATACTGGCCGAACTGGTGACCGGCATAGCACATGGCCAGTGGCTGGCAGTCGGGCAGCAGTTGTTTGCCGGATACGAAGTCGAGGAACTCCGGTGTATTCGCCTGGCCGGGATCCAGGTCGATCAGTGCGGCGGCGTCGGCATTGAAGTGAACCAGGCGGGCGTTTTCCAGCGGCTGTGGCGAATGCCCGGACAGGCAGATTTCCGGCAGACTGGCGTAGTGGTTTTCGAACCGGAGTTGCTGGAGTGATTTCATGGAGCGGACGGGTTGCACCTGATATTTCTGATGAAACTATCATATCGGAAACCGGCCGGCGGCTTCACACACATTCAATAGTGGATTGAGTGGAGTACGGGCGGTGCCGCCGTGTCCGGAAAACCGGAAGTCCTCAACGGTTATCAAACGTATTGTGGTGTTTGGTGTAATATGGCGCGTACTTTCCCACAACGTTAATTCTGCAGGTGACGCTTGACCGCCCCCCAACAATACCAGCTTGTCGAAACACGCCTGCAGGAGAAGCTTGCCAACGGCACCACGCGCTGCAACCTGTGCCTGTGGCGTTGCAAAATCGGTCACGGCCAGCGCGGCTTCTGCCAGGCGCACGTGAACCGCGATGGCACCCTGTATAACCTGTCCTACGGCATCCTTTCATCGATCGATATTGACCCCATTGAGGACAAGCCGGTAAAGCACTACCGTCCCGGTACGCAGGTGATGTCCGTGGGTAGTTACGGTTGCAGCTTCCGCTGCGGCGGTTGCCACAACCTGGATATTTCCTGGGGAGTGAAGGCACTGGACGAGCTGGCGCGCGGTGAATCGCGTGAAGCCTGGGTGCCGCCGCAGTCGCTGGTCGATTCAGCGTTGCGCGCCGGTGTGCAGGGTATTGCCTTTACGTATTCAGAGCCGGCCGTGTGGCTGGAATACATCATTGACGTGGCAAAGCTGGCGCACGAGGCGGGGCTGTACACCGTGTACGTGTCCAACAGTTTCGTCACCGATGAGGCGCTGGAACTGGCGGCGCCGCATATCGATGTATTGTGCTCGGATATCAAAAGCCTCAGTGATGCGTTCTACCGTGAAATCTGCAAGCCGGCACGGGTCGAGCAGGTGCTGCACTCGATTAAAAAGGCCCAGGAACTGGGTATCCATGTGGAAACCCGGACCAATATCATCCCCGGCAAGAACGATGATCCGGAAGAGCACTACCGTATCGCCTGCTGGGTGCGTGATAACCTTGGCAAGGACAGTCCGTGGCACATAACGCGTTTTTTCCCGGCCTACAAGCTCAGCGACGTGCCGCCTACCCCGGAGTCCAGCCTGTTCGCGGCCCGCGATGCCGCACAACGCGCCGGGCTTACGAATATTTACGTGTATAATGACAAGGGTTGCGACTGCGCGGCCGAGAATCGCCCGGTGTCATTCTATCTTGGCGCCAGCGAGGACGAGATACACGAGGTCAGGAAGTGCGCGGCGAGTTGCTGTGGCGACGATGGCGTACTGCTGAAAAAATACGAACAGAACCTAACCGATTAA of Thiogranum longum contains these proteins:
- the amrS gene encoding AmmeMemoRadiSam system radical SAM enzyme, whose protein sequence is MTAPQQYQLVETRLQEKLANGTTRCNLCLWRCKIGHGQRGFCQAHVNRDGTLYNLSYGILSSIDIDPIEDKPVKHYRPGTQVMSVGSYGCSFRCGGCHNLDISWGVKALDELARGESREAWVPPQSLVDSALRAGVQGIAFTYSEPAVWLEYIIDVAKLAHEAGLYTVYVSNSFVTDEALELAAPHIDVLCSDIKSLSDAFYREICKPARVEQVLHSIKKAQELGIHVETRTNIIPGKNDDPEEHYRIACWVRDNLGKDSPWHITRFFPAYKLSDVPPTPESSLFAARDAAQRAGLTNIYVYNDKGCDCAAENRPVSFYLGASEDEIHEVRKCAASCCGDDGVLLKKYEQNLTD
- a CDS encoding SufE family protein, which gives rise to MASLDDIVENFNLLGDWEQRYLYLTELGKKLPAMPDELKTGDNRVKGCMSKVWVSACHDEGDASRIRFHGDCDTSTIKGVLAILIELASGRTAEEIEKLDVDEVFERLHLYEHLSPNRHVGVYAIVELMKQQVRGLAKEVA
- the sufC gene encoding Fe-S cluster assembly ATPase SufC — protein: MLSIKDLHVEVEGKPVLKGVDLNLNAGEVHAIMGPNGSGKSTLAHVLAGRDGYRVTQGEICYQGENLLDMDTETRARKGVFLAMQYPVELPGVNNMTFLRESLNTIRCARNESELDAGSFIRLAKQHAEQLGLDPTLLKRNVNAGFSGGEKKRNEILQMALLEPALAILDETDSGLDIDALRVISDGVNALRGPGRTILLITHYQRLLEHIEPDRVHVLMGGRMVRSGNRELALELERRGYGWLAGGIAA
- the sufD gene encoding Fe-S cluster assembly protein SufD, producing the protein MTDELTQRRWFRSAANQAGLAAGQRADDCLARMRHHAVALLDALPLIERKQEDWRYTPIDSLLAEDWYLDDIPADLSPTIDGDAFISPADTWRLVLVNGRFAAHLSNVEHLPGGVMFGSLRDYMKHSPGQVENWLGSVAGQGGHLFNALNSALIDDGLFLHVAEGVSVDRPIALICLGAAREQASLVPVRNLVVLESGAKAELVEYCTGEAEARYFYNGISEILLDAGADLSHVRIQNEAPGARHLGSVFLSLDAGSHYRSVPLMLGGSWSRVEFRIGFCDEAAHCELDGLYTVGDGQLSDVHINIEHSVPSCKSRVNFRGVLYGKGRGVFDGCIHVGESAQHTDAQLRNDNLMLSEHAEVDTKPRLEIDADDVACSHGTTVGQLDPQQVFYLRSRGLDEVAARTMLASGFAAEIIQSLDDERLREKAGALLCRTLDLSGAREASV
- a CDS encoding protein adenylyltransferase SelO — its product is MKSLQQLRFENHYASLPEICLSGHSPQPLENARLVHFNADAAALIDLDPGQANTPEFLDFVSGKQLLPDCQPLAMCYAGHQFGQYVPRLGDGRAILLGQVRNDDGQSWDLQLKGGGKTLYSRGGDGRAVLRSTIREYLCSEAMHGLGIPTTRALCLIDSDEEVYREQIETGAMLVRMAPTHIRFGSFEYLYYEERHDDLRALADYTLKHYFPDLVESDNPFLALLETAIASTANLIAQWQAVGFAHGVMNSDNMSMLGLTLDYGPFGFLDAYDPGFICNHSDHSGRYAFDQQPHIGLFNLSCLAQALLPLIDTQAETSAALAREALDRYQALYIDAYAERMREKLGLQTARPEDKELCETLLGVMASCRADYTRVFRQLSEPNGLETLRDLFTDRDAIDTWLRHYRARLEHEKCVPEARSQRMKQVNPKYILRNYLAENAIRKARDEQDFSEIGRLMTLLKNPFDDNPEFDHYAAEPPDWAQGISVSCSS